One genomic window of Arvicola amphibius chromosome 4, mArvAmp1.2, whole genome shotgun sequence includes the following:
- the Trpv3 gene encoding transient receptor potential cation channel subfamily V member 3 isoform X2, producing MNAHSKEMVPLMGRRTTAPSGNSVVLTEKRPADLTPTKKSAHFFLEIEGFEPNPTVTKTSPPIFSKPMDSNIRQCMSGNCDDMDSPQSPQDDVTETPSNPNSPSVNLAKEEQRQKKKRLKKRIFAAVSEGCVGELRELLQELQELCRRRRGLDVSDFLMHKLTASDTGKTCLMKALLNINPNTKEIVRILLAFAEENGILDRFINAEYTEEAYEGQTALNIAIERRQGDITAVLIAAGADVNAHAKGIFFNPKNQHEGFYFGETPLALAACTNQPEIVQLLMENEQTDITSQDSRGNNILHALVTVAEDFKTQNDFVKRMYDMILLRSGNWELETMRNNDGLTPLQLAAKMGKAEILKYILSREIKEKSLRSLSRKFTDWAYGPVSSSLYDLTNVDTTTDNSVLEIIVYNTNIDNRHEMLTLEPLHTLLHMKWKKFAKYMFFLSFCFYFFYNITLTLVSYYRPREDKDLPHPLALTHKMSWLQLLGRMFVLIWATCISVKEGIAIFLLRPSDLQSILSDAWFHFVFFVQAVLVILSVFLYLFAYKEYLACLVLAMALGWANMLYYTRGFQSMGMYSVMIQKVILHDVLKFLFVYILFLLGFGVALASLIERCSKDKKDCSSYGSFSDAVLELFKLTIGLGDLNIQQNSTYPILFLFLLITYVILTFVLLLNMLIALMGETVENVSKESERIWRLQRARTILEFEKMLPEWLRSRFRMGELCKVADEDFRLCLRINEVKWTEWKTHVSFLNEDPGPIRRTDVNKIQDSSRSNSKTTLYAFDELEEFPETSV from the exons ATGAATGCCCACTCCAAGGAGATGGTGCCCCTCATGGGCAGAAGAACCACTGCACCCAGTGGGAACTCCGTTGTGCTGACAGAGAAGAGGCCAGCAGATCTTACTCCCACCAAGAAGAG TGCACACTTCTTCCTGGAGATAGAAGGATTTGAGCCCAACCCCACAGTCACCAAgacctctcctcccatcttctccaAGCCGATGGACTCCAACATCCGGCAGTG CATGTCTGGCAACTGCGATGACATGGACTCCCCCCAGTCTCCTCAGGATGATGTGACAGAGACCCCATCCAATCCCAACAGTCCAAG CGTAAACCTGGCCAAagaagagcagaggcagaagaagaagaggcTGAAGAAGCGCATCTTCGCGGCTGTGTCTGAGGGCTGCGTGGGGGAGCTGCGGGAACTGCTACAAGAACTACAGGAGCTCTGCAGACGGCGCCGTGGCCTGGATGTGTCTG ATTTCCTCATGCACAAGCTGACAGCCTCAGACACAGGAAAGACCTGCCTGATGAAGGCTTTGCTCAACATCAACCCCAACACCAAAGAGATTGTGCGGATCCTGCTTGCCTTTGCTGAGGAGAACGGCATCCTGGACAGGTTCATCAATGCCGAGTACACGGAAGAGGCCTATGAAG GGCAGACGGCGCTGAACATCGCTATTGAGCGGCGCCAGGGAGACATCACAGCCGTGCTCATAGCAGCAGGCGCTGACGTCAACGCGCACGCCAAGGGTATCTTCTTCAACCCTAAGAACCAGCATGAAGGCTTCTATTTTG GTGAGACACCCCTGGCCTTGGCAGCATGTACCAACCAGCCTGAAATTGTGCAGTTGCTGATGGAGAATGAGCAGACAGATATCACTTCCCAGGACTCTCGGGGAAACAACATCCTGCACGCACTGGTGACAGTGGCCGAGGACTTCAAGACCCAGAATGACTTTGTTAAGCGCATGTACGACATGATCCTGCTGAGGAGTGGCAACTGGGAGCTGGAGACCATGCGCAACAACGATGGCCTCACGCCACTGCAGCTGGCTGCCAAGATGGGCAAGGCTGAG ATTCTGAAGTACATCCTCAGTCGTGAGATCAAGGAGAAGTCTCTTCGGAGCCTGTCCAGGAAGTTCACGGACTGGGCATATGGGCCTGTGTCGTCCTCACTCTATGACCTCACCAATGTAGACACCACGACAGATAACTCTGTGCTGGAAATCATCGTCTACAACACCAACATTGAC AACCGGCATGAGATGCTGACCCTGGAGCCCCTACACACGCTGCTGCATATGAAGTGGAAGAAATTCGCCAAGTACATGTTCTTCctgtccttctgtttctatttcttctacaACATCACTTTGACCCTCGTCTCTTACTACCGTCCCCGGGAGGACAAG gACCTCCCGCACCCCTTGGCGCTGACACACAAGATGAGTTGGCTGCAACTCCTAGGTAGGATGTTTGTTCTTATCTGGGCCACATGCATCTCTGTGAAAGAG GGCATTGCCATTTTCCTGCTGAGACCCTCTGATCTACAGTCCATCCTGTCAGATGCCTGGTTTCATTTTGTCTT TTTTGTCCAAGCTGTGCTTGTGATACTGTCTGTCTTCTTGTACTTGTTTGCCTACAAAGAATACCTCGCCTGCCTCGTGCTGGCCATGGCCCTGGGCTGGGCGAACATGCTCTACTACACGAGAGGTTTCCAGTCCATGGGCATGTACAGCGTCATGATCCAGAAG GTCATCTTGCACGATGTTTTGAAGTTCTTGTTTGTTTACATCCTGTTCTTACTTGGATTTGGAGTAG CGCTGGCCTCGCTGATTGAGAGGTGCTCCAAAGACAAAAAGGACTGCAGCTCTTACGGAAGCTTCAGCGATGCGGTGCTGGAGCTCTTCAAGCTCACCATAGGTCTGGGCGACCTGAACATCCAGCAGAACTCCACCTACCccatcctctttctcttcctactcATAACCTACGTCATCCTCACCTTCGTCCTCCTCCTCAACATGCTCATTGCCCTGATGGGCGAGACAGTGGAAAATGTCTCCAAAGAGAGTGAGCGGATCTGGCGCCTGCAG AGAGCCAGGACCATCTTGGAGTTTGAGAAAATGTTACCAGAATGGCTGAGAAGCAGATTCCGCATGGGAGAGCTGTGCAAAGTAGCGGATGAGGACTTCCGGCTGTGTCTGCG GATCAACGAGGTGAAGTGGACTGAGTGGAAAACACACGTGTCCTTCCTTAATGAAGATCCAGGGCCCATAAGACGGACAG ATGTGAACAAAATCCAAGATTCTTCCAGGAGCAATAGCAAAACAACCCTCTATGCATTTGATGAACTAGAGGAATTTCCAGAAACGTCAGTGTAA
- the Trpv3 gene encoding transient receptor potential cation channel subfamily V member 3 isoform X1, whose amino-acid sequence MNAHSKEMVPLMGRRTTAPSGNSVVLTEKRPADLTPTKKSAHFFLEIEGFEPNPTVTKTSPPIFSKPMDSNIRQCMSGNCDDMDSPQSPQDDVTETPSNPNSPSVNLAKEEQRQKKKRLKKRIFAAVSEGCVGELRELLQELQELCRRRRGLDVSDFLMHKLTASDTGKTCLMKALLNINPNTKEIVRILLAFAEENGILDRFINAEYTEEAYEGQTALNIAIERRQGDITAVLIAAGADVNAHAKGIFFNPKNQHEGFYFGETPLALAACTNQPEIVQLLMENEQTDITSQDSRGNNILHALVTVAEDFKTQNDFVKRMYDMILLRSGNWELETMRNNDGLTPLQLAAKMGKAEILKYILSREIKEKSLRSLSRKFTDWAYGPVSSSLYDLTNVDTTTDNSVLEIIVYNTNIDNRHEMLTLEPLHTLLHMKWKKFAKYMFFLSFCFYFFYNITLTLVSYYRPREDKDLPHPLALTHKMSWLQLLGRMFVLIWATCISVKEGIAIFLLRPSDLQSILSDAWFHFVFFVQAVLVILSVFLYLFAYKEYLACLVLAMALGWANMLYYTRGFQSMGMYSVMIQKVILHDVLKFLFVYILFLLGFGVALASLIERCSKDKKDCSSYGSFSDAVLELFKLTIGLGDLNIQQNSTYPILFLFLLITYVILTFVLLLNMLIALMGETVENVSKESERIWRLQRARTILEFEKMLPEWLRSRFRMGELCKVADEDFRLCLRINEVKWTEWKTHVSFLNEDPGPIRRTADVNKIQDSSRSNSKTTLYAFDELEEFPETSV is encoded by the exons ATGAATGCCCACTCCAAGGAGATGGTGCCCCTCATGGGCAGAAGAACCACTGCACCCAGTGGGAACTCCGTTGTGCTGACAGAGAAGAGGCCAGCAGATCTTACTCCCACCAAGAAGAG TGCACACTTCTTCCTGGAGATAGAAGGATTTGAGCCCAACCCCACAGTCACCAAgacctctcctcccatcttctccaAGCCGATGGACTCCAACATCCGGCAGTG CATGTCTGGCAACTGCGATGACATGGACTCCCCCCAGTCTCCTCAGGATGATGTGACAGAGACCCCATCCAATCCCAACAGTCCAAG CGTAAACCTGGCCAAagaagagcagaggcagaagaagaagaggcTGAAGAAGCGCATCTTCGCGGCTGTGTCTGAGGGCTGCGTGGGGGAGCTGCGGGAACTGCTACAAGAACTACAGGAGCTCTGCAGACGGCGCCGTGGCCTGGATGTGTCTG ATTTCCTCATGCACAAGCTGACAGCCTCAGACACAGGAAAGACCTGCCTGATGAAGGCTTTGCTCAACATCAACCCCAACACCAAAGAGATTGTGCGGATCCTGCTTGCCTTTGCTGAGGAGAACGGCATCCTGGACAGGTTCATCAATGCCGAGTACACGGAAGAGGCCTATGAAG GGCAGACGGCGCTGAACATCGCTATTGAGCGGCGCCAGGGAGACATCACAGCCGTGCTCATAGCAGCAGGCGCTGACGTCAACGCGCACGCCAAGGGTATCTTCTTCAACCCTAAGAACCAGCATGAAGGCTTCTATTTTG GTGAGACACCCCTGGCCTTGGCAGCATGTACCAACCAGCCTGAAATTGTGCAGTTGCTGATGGAGAATGAGCAGACAGATATCACTTCCCAGGACTCTCGGGGAAACAACATCCTGCACGCACTGGTGACAGTGGCCGAGGACTTCAAGACCCAGAATGACTTTGTTAAGCGCATGTACGACATGATCCTGCTGAGGAGTGGCAACTGGGAGCTGGAGACCATGCGCAACAACGATGGCCTCACGCCACTGCAGCTGGCTGCCAAGATGGGCAAGGCTGAG ATTCTGAAGTACATCCTCAGTCGTGAGATCAAGGAGAAGTCTCTTCGGAGCCTGTCCAGGAAGTTCACGGACTGGGCATATGGGCCTGTGTCGTCCTCACTCTATGACCTCACCAATGTAGACACCACGACAGATAACTCTGTGCTGGAAATCATCGTCTACAACACCAACATTGAC AACCGGCATGAGATGCTGACCCTGGAGCCCCTACACACGCTGCTGCATATGAAGTGGAAGAAATTCGCCAAGTACATGTTCTTCctgtccttctgtttctatttcttctacaACATCACTTTGACCCTCGTCTCTTACTACCGTCCCCGGGAGGACAAG gACCTCCCGCACCCCTTGGCGCTGACACACAAGATGAGTTGGCTGCAACTCCTAGGTAGGATGTTTGTTCTTATCTGGGCCACATGCATCTCTGTGAAAGAG GGCATTGCCATTTTCCTGCTGAGACCCTCTGATCTACAGTCCATCCTGTCAGATGCCTGGTTTCATTTTGTCTT TTTTGTCCAAGCTGTGCTTGTGATACTGTCTGTCTTCTTGTACTTGTTTGCCTACAAAGAATACCTCGCCTGCCTCGTGCTGGCCATGGCCCTGGGCTGGGCGAACATGCTCTACTACACGAGAGGTTTCCAGTCCATGGGCATGTACAGCGTCATGATCCAGAAG GTCATCTTGCACGATGTTTTGAAGTTCTTGTTTGTTTACATCCTGTTCTTACTTGGATTTGGAGTAG CGCTGGCCTCGCTGATTGAGAGGTGCTCCAAAGACAAAAAGGACTGCAGCTCTTACGGAAGCTTCAGCGATGCGGTGCTGGAGCTCTTCAAGCTCACCATAGGTCTGGGCGACCTGAACATCCAGCAGAACTCCACCTACCccatcctctttctcttcctactcATAACCTACGTCATCCTCACCTTCGTCCTCCTCCTCAACATGCTCATTGCCCTGATGGGCGAGACAGTGGAAAATGTCTCCAAAGAGAGTGAGCGGATCTGGCGCCTGCAG AGAGCCAGGACCATCTTGGAGTTTGAGAAAATGTTACCAGAATGGCTGAGAAGCAGATTCCGCATGGGAGAGCTGTGCAAAGTAGCGGATGAGGACTTCCGGCTGTGTCTGCG GATCAACGAGGTGAAGTGGACTGAGTGGAAAACACACGTGTCCTTCCTTAATGAAGATCCAGGGCCCATAAGACGGACAG CAGATGTGAACAAAATCCAAGATTCTTCCAGGAGCAATAGCAAAACAACCCTCTATGCATTTGATGAACTAGAGGAATTTCCAGAAACGTCAGTGTAA